The Lates calcarifer isolate ASB-BC8 linkage group LG6, TLL_Latcal_v3, whole genome shotgun sequence genome includes a region encoding these proteins:
- the zfp64 gene encoding zinc finger protein 64 — MATYNTEVAAGHPVVVEVSPDIHICGFCKQQYNNFEVFLAHKQNGCSLPTSDPSATSATAALTDSSAEFVFEETYQTCVVRGVKKILTKAQKTPSKKLKPTLTSKRHSCCFSGCTFKTQYGQKDMERHLKTHTGEKPFECELCHKRFSRRDKLNMHSRSHTGEKPHKCKHCPYAAADSSSLKKHLRIHYDERPFKCQICPYASRNSSQLTVHLRSHTGDAPFQCQQCDAKFKINSDLKRHIRIHSGEKPYKCDFCEYRCAMKGNLKSHIQIKHGTENSCHCMHCDFKCSNKTALREHTREHQPIQPMQCSKCTYSCSSKGALKVHERIHSEERPFKCDFCNFASKQRSNLVIHKKKCHSDKPEKGSGGKGGRGGGKSGGGDSPKPLSSRYRAKLDAARAFCCDSCDASFVREDSLRSHKKQHRDTQNVLQLHLSASANAVNLVPVITSQTNTQLEVPLPSDSMAPYSNAQLKIIVSHPLGQENSLIPAGVDSQSKTNMVLLSPESQDMVVNSMIQQVNLLAPMQPLGSSQTAEATLEPQTVLLTQLTPEDTNNPLHQALLQTAITAQDSSSSTQTFITTCSELEGLNALIQEGGTEVTVVTEGNTAMVTTATPPDMVCGPAAAMSKPGGTVTVEESALPCEESALLVPNIGLGSQNVVIHGVPLIVSTQPQQSTIEQLSPHTLYSDTHTLEGIPQ, encoded by the exons ATGGCAACATACAACACCGAAG TTGCTGCAGGACACCCTGTTGTGGTGGAGGTGAGTCCAGACATCCATATCTGTGGCTTCTGCAAGCAGCAGTACAATAATTTTGAGGTCTTTCTCGCCCATAAGCAAAATGGGTGTTCCCTGCCCACCTCTGACCCATCAGCCACCTCTGCAACAGCCGCTCTTACAG ATTCCAGCGCTGAGTTTGTTTTCGAGGAAACCTACCAGACCTGTGTGGTGAGAGGTGTCAAAAAGATCCTGACCAAAGCACAGAAAACACCCTCCAAAAAATTAAAACCTACCCTGACTTCAAAgagacacagctgctgtttctcag GTTGCACTTTTAAAACACAGTATGGCCAAAAAGACATGGAGCGGCATCTCAAAACCCACACTG GTGAGAAGCCGTTTGAATGCGAGCTGTGCCACAAGCGCTTCAGTCGGCGGGACAAGCTCAACATGCACAGCCGCTCACACACAGGCGAGAAGCCGCACAAGTGTAAACACTGTCCCtatgcagcagcagacagcagcagtttgaagaAGCACCTGCGTATCCACTATGATGAACGGCCATTTAAATGCCAGATCTGTCCCTATGCCAGCCGCAACTCCAGCCAGCTCACCGTGCACCTCCGCTCTCACACTG gGGATGCACCTTTCCAGTGCCAACAGTGCGATGCAAAGTTCAAAATCAACTCCGATCTGAAGAGGCACATCCGGATACACTCTGGTGAAAAGCCTTACAAATGTGACTTTTGCGAGTACCGCTGCGCCATGAAAGGCAACCTGAAATCTCACATTCAGATCAAACATGGCACTGAGAACTCCTGCCACTGCATGCACTGTGACTTCAAGTGTTCCAACAAGACTGCTCTGCGGGAGCACACGAGAGAACACCAGCCCATTCAGCCCATGCAGTGTTCCAAATGCACTTACTCCTGCTCCAGCAAGGGGGCGCTCAAAGTCCACGAGAGGATCCACTCAGAGGAGCGACCCTTCAAATGTGACTTCTGCAACTTTGCCTCCAAGCAGCGCAGCAACCTTGTCATTCACAAAAAGAAGTGCCACTCAGATAAGCCAGAGAAAGGCAGCGGTGGGAAaggtggcagaggaggagggaaaagtgGAGGAGGTGACTCCCCAAAGCCTCTCAGCTCCCGGTACAGGGCCAAACTAGATGCAGCTCGAGCCTTCTGCTGCGACTCGTGCGATGCTTCGTTTGTCAGGGAAGACTCCCTGCGGAGCCACAAaaagcaacacagagacactcagAATGTGTTGCAgctccatctctctgcctcagccAATGCAGTCAACCTGGTTCCTGTTATCACCTCACAGACCAACACCCAGCTTGAAGTTCCTCTCCCATCTGACTCAATGGCTCCTTACAGCAATGCACAGCTCAAAATCATCGTATCTCACCCTCTGGGCCAGGAGAACTCCTTAATCCCAGCTGGTGTGGATAGTCAGAGTAAGACCAACATGGTCCTGCTAAGCCCAGAAAGCCAGGACATGGTAGTGAACTCCATGATCCAACAGGTCAACCTGCTAGCTCCTATGCAACCCCTCGGGTCGTCCCAGACTGCAGAAGCCACCCTTGAACCCCAGACGGTCCTCTTGACACAGCTCACTCCTGAAGACACCAACAACCCGCTGCACCAGGCCCTGCTGCAGACGGCAATAACCGCTCAggactccagcagcagcacgcAGACTTTCATCACCACCTGCTCTGAACTGGAGGGCCTCAACGCCTTGATCCAGGAAGGTGGCACAGAGGTTACAGTGGTGACGGAAGGGAACACCGCCATGGTAACAACAGCAACGCCACCTGACATGGTGTGTGgaccagcagcagccatgtCCAAACCAGGAGGGACAGTTACGGTTGAGGAGAGTGCCTTACCTTGTGAGGAAAGTGCGCTGCTGGTGCCAAACATCGGGCTGGGAAGCCAGAATGTGGTCATCCATGGCGTTCCACTGATTGTGTCCACTCAGCCACAGCAGAGTACAATAGAGCAgctctctcctcacacactctactcagatacacacacactggaagGTATCCCACAATGA